One window of Papaver somniferum cultivar HN1 chromosome 9, ASM357369v1, whole genome shotgun sequence genomic DNA carries:
- the LOC113313042 gene encoding uncharacterized protein LOC113313042: MNFPRLQVNDENKVDYMVCGFGYLPSIDKYKIIKIYYIQNQAMGRVQVYTLGGGSCSGWRDIGETAYSLRHDLKKYGFLHQPCPFGTFANGALHWLDNERRIVSFDLADEKLYMLPSPPFVSDSSPANCYRLQVLGGCLCFIHSKLRGSDIWFLRKKGENSSCNLNEQEYGLLTWIKELRLPVSAIPFSVTKSGQFLMWYGSNLCSYDPKTATMEKHVLNGDFCRAVPHMNSFVSLKSLGEKCRSTKKIRR, translated from the coding sequence ATGAATTTTCCAAGACTACAAGTTAATGACGAGAACAAGGTTGACTATATGGTGTGTGGTTTCGGTTACCTTCCTTCTATCGACAAGTacaaaattataaaaatctatTACATCCAGAACCAAGCCATGGGAAGGGTCCAGGTGTATACACTTGGGGGTGGCAGTTGCAGTGGCTGGAGAGACATTGGAGAAACCGCTTACTCACTGCGACATGATTTAAAAAAATACGGTTTCCTGCATCAGCCTTGTCCGTTCGGTACATTTGCAAATGGAGCGCTTCATTGGCTTGACAACGAGCGAAGGATTGTGTCATTCGATTTGGCAGATGAGAAGTTATACATGCTCCCATCTCCACCTTTTGTCAGTGATTCAAGTCCGGCAAACTGTTATCGACTTCAGGTTTTGGGAGGATGTTTGTGTTTTATTCATTCAAAGCTAAGGGGATCTGATATATGGTTTTTAAGGAAGAAAGGGGAAAACAGTAGTTGCAACTTGAATGAGCAAGAGTACGGCTTATTGACCTGGATCAAGGAGTTACGTTTACCAGTTAGTGCAATACCATTTTCCGTTACAAAGAGTGGTCAATTTCTAATGTGGTACGGGTCAAATCTCTGCAGTTATGATCCTAAGACAGCAACCATGGAAAAACATGTGCTAAATGGGGATTTCTGTCGTGCAGTTCCTCACATGAACAGCTTTGTTTCGCTTAAATCTCTTGGAGAAAAGTGTCGATCCACAAAAAAGATACGCCGTTAA